A single region of the Nicotiana sylvestris chromosome 6, ASM39365v2, whole genome shotgun sequence genome encodes:
- the LOC138870853 gene encoding uncharacterized protein, with protein MRMLRWMCGCTRRDRIKNEAIGDIVRVASVEDKIRESRLRWFGHVKRRSIDAPVRRCETLAMESLIRGRGRPKKYWGEVIRHDMVLLQLTKDMTLDRKVWRSWIKVEEPDGNPIPHSKVLKNNKSQVWDIFQKFRVKEITEETDGHQFPC; from the exons atgaggatgttgagatggatgtgtgggtgtACCAGGAGAGATAGGATTAAGAATGAAGCTATCGGGGACATAGTGAGAGTAGCCTCTGTGGAGGACAAGATACGGGAGTCGAGGTtgagatggttcggacatgttaagagaagaagcattgatgctcctgtcaggaggtgtgagacgttggccatggagagtttgataagaggtcgaggtaggcctaagaagtactggggagaggtgattagacacGACATGGTGTTGCTTCAGCTCACTAAGgatatgacccttgataggaaggtgtggaggtcgtggattaaggtagaag AACCAGATGGGAACCCTATTCCACATTCTAAAGTGCTCAAGAACAACAAGTCTCAAGTTTGGGACATCTTTCAAAAATTCAGAGTCAAAGAAATAACAGAGGAAACAGATGGACATCAGTTCCCTTGCTGA